One genomic window of Polaromonas sp. SP1 includes the following:
- the aroC gene encoding chorismate synthase produces MSGNTFGTLFAVTNFGESHGPAIGCVIDGCPPGMELSEADIQGDLDRRRPGTSRHVTQRNEPDTVEILSGVYEGKTTGTPICLLIKNTDQRSKDYGNILETFRPGHADYTYLHKYGRRDPRGGGRASARLTAPMVAAGAVAKKWLAEKYGTTFRGCMTQIGDIAIPFESWEHVPNNPFFAPTADVSKLEDYMDALRKAGDSCGARIRVTASRVPVGLGDPLFDKLDADIAFAMMGINAVKGVEIGAGFASVTQRGTTHGDGLTPEGFQSNNAGGVLGGISTGQDLEVSIAIKPTSSIITPRQSIDTAGNPAEVVTKGRHDPCVGIRATPIAEAMLALVVMEHALRQRAQNGDVVVSTPNIMRQRLS; encoded by the coding sequence ATGAGCGGCAACACCTTCGGAACACTTTTCGCTGTCACCAACTTTGGTGAATCCCACGGACCGGCCATTGGCTGCGTGATTGACGGCTGCCCGCCGGGCATGGAGCTCAGCGAGGCCGACATCCAGGGCGACCTGGACCGCCGCCGCCCCGGCACCAGCCGCCACGTCACCCAGCGCAACGAGCCCGACACTGTCGAGATCCTCTCCGGCGTCTACGAAGGCAAGACCACCGGCACGCCGATCTGCCTGCTCATCAAGAACACCGACCAGCGCAGCAAGGACTACGGCAACATCCTGGAGACCTTTCGCCCCGGCCACGCCGACTACACCTACCTGCACAAATACGGCCGGCGTGACCCGCGCGGCGGTGGCCGGGCCTCAGCGCGCCTCACGGCGCCCATGGTGGCGGCCGGTGCGGTGGCCAAAAAATGGCTGGCTGAAAAGTACGGCACCACATTTCGCGGCTGCATGACGCAGATCGGCGACATTGCCATTCCGTTTGAGTCGTGGGAGCACGTGCCGAACAACCCGTTCTTTGCCCCGACAGCCGATGTCAGCAAGCTGGAAGACTATATGGATGCGCTGCGCAAGGCGGGCGACTCCTGCGGCGCGCGCATCCGCGTCACCGCGTCCAGGGTGCCGGTGGGCCTGGGCGACCCGCTGTTTGACAAGCTGGATGCCGACATCGCATTTGCCATGATGGGCATCAACGCCGTGAAGGGCGTTGAAATCGGCGCCGGCTTTGCCAGCGTCACGCAGCGCGGCACCACGCATGGCGATGGGCTCACGCCCGAGGGCTTTCAGTCCAACAACGCCGGCGGCGTGCTGGGCGGCATCAGCACCGGGCAAGACCTGGAAGTGTCGATCGCCATCAAGCCGACCAGTTCGATCATCACGCCGCGCCAGTCCATCGACACCGCCGGCAACCCGGCTGAAGTGGTGACCAAGGGCCGCCACGACCCGTGCGTCGGCATTCGCGCCACGCCGATCGCCGAGGCCATGCTGGCGCTGGTGGTGATGGAGCATGCGCTGCGCCAGCGTGCGCAGAATGGGGATGTTGTGGTGAGTACGCCGAACATCATGCGTCAGCGTCTCAGCTAA
- a CDS encoding autotransporter domain-containing protein: protein MNHFHRVIFNPSLGVRQVVSEIASSGRGAGSQASTSSTSRAPRLSVLAAACVLAWCVVPQVQAASCDASTSSDLVNCISTANVDTINLMGSITLGANLGVIDRDLTINGNGRTLNGAGTYRGFFVGAGNVTINDLTMTNLHAKGGDGGGGYGPGGGGMGAGGAVFVATDASANLNNVSITGNAATGGNGGNATAFFSTGIGGGGGMGGNGAGPSAIPVSSGGGGLFEDGQGGTVVGGGNGGGPTGGAGDTAGTGSAGNGGNYTGGGGGANVSNAAGGSGGLGGGGGGANTTGGAGGFGGGGGGSALSGGAGGFGGGGGGSFGPSGTSAGSGGFGGANGSSATLPGSPIGRVGGGGGAGMGGAIFVMAGGSLTFGSSTNTQISGNSVTGGAAGSGAGAGSAFGNGIFLQGSTAQLNLAPTSGTQTVTDVIADQTGSAGFGGSVAITKTGAGTTILSGDNKYSGGTTISAGTLQLGNGLASGSITGNVNNNGTLAFNRNNTLTFSGLISGTGSVHQIGTGTTILSGNNTYNGGTTIATGTLQLGNGLASGSITGNVANDGTLAFNRNDSALNLLGVISGSGSVRQIGTGTTILSGDNSYTGGTTITAGTLQVGNGGTSGSITGNVLNNAALAFNRSDAYMAANSISGTGTLTQNGAGNLILTGASIYTGATSVNAGTLSVNGSITSATTVNSGGALGGNGSVGNVNVLAGGTLAPGNSIGTLTVNGNLTFAPGSVYRVETDAAGNADRVNVVGAPGTLTINGGTVDVQAGAGNYARNTRYTILTSTGATTGAFTGVTSNLAFLTPSLSYLSGGVVLKLAEDTPYSTVAQTSNQASTANYLNSFANTPGNAAAAALIQQIDNLTAGQARTAFDSMSGSSHAAASQIAGAMGRNFSATLAARIGFGLGSANTSASSTAGLKAMKFASVSPALLTRPGDVVSDSSLRVAAADPSTESQDRPALQSVGGLWGQATGTGGHTGSDGNGAASRYRASGFVFGYDQPITSNWLAGAALGYNKAQWDASTNGAAPASGRISTPQAGLYARYTDGPWQVRLDGTYSNHRFSTDRTVTIGNTSAIARSSHGGTEWAFAAQAEYSLPSGDWDIRPLAGLRHARLSEHGFTETGAGAADLTVNARRSQNTVASLGVKFAKPLGDQGGKLQLSAIASHLMGDNDSPLSSRLAGQPGTFTAAGTPLKRTALTLGGSLTGQLSRGLSAYADAAYEYRGSGQNAFMFTAGLRLNW, encoded by the coding sequence ATGAACCACTTTCACCGGGTCATCTTCAACCCTTCCCTGGGCGTGCGCCAGGTCGTCTCTGAAATCGCGAGTTCCGGCCGGGGCGCCGGCAGCCAGGCCAGTACAAGCAGCACGTCCCGCGCGCCGCGCCTTTCTGTACTGGCTGCCGCCTGCGTGCTGGCCTGGTGCGTTGTGCCCCAGGTGCAGGCGGCCAGTTGCGATGCCAGCACGTCTTCCGACCTGGTCAATTGCATCAGCACTGCGAATGTCGACACCATCAACCTGATGGGCAGCATCACCCTCGGCGCCAATCTCGGCGTGATTGACAGAGATCTCACCATCAACGGCAACGGCAGAACGCTCAATGGCGCCGGCACCTACCGAGGCTTCTTCGTCGGCGCGGGCAACGTCACGATCAACGATCTGACGATGACCAACCTGCACGCCAAGGGCGGCGATGGCGGAGGGGGCTACGGCCCAGGCGGTGGCGGCATGGGGGCCGGTGGCGCGGTTTTTGTGGCTACCGATGCGAGCGCCAATTTGAACAACGTGAGCATTACCGGTAACGCCGCGACAGGAGGAAATGGCGGTAACGCGACTGCGTTCTTCAGTACGGGCATCGGCGGCGGTGGCGGCATGGGAGGTAATGGTGCCGGCCCTTCGGCCATACCCGTCTCATCGGGCGGTGGCGGTTTGTTTGAGGATGGCCAGGGTGGGACAGTAGTTGGCGGCGGCAACGGCGGCGGGCCAACTGGCGGCGCTGGCGATACTGCTGGAACCGGATCAGCCGGTAACGGCGGTAACTACACCGGCGGCGGCGGCGGCGCCAATGTATCCAACGCCGCTGGTGGAAGTGGCGGCCTTGGCGGCGGTGGCGGCGGGGCGAACACAACCGGCGGCGCCGGAGGTTTTGGCGGCGGCGGCGGCGGGAGTGCTCTTAGCGGCGGGGCCGGCGGTTTCGGGGGCGGCGGCGGCGGCAGTTTCGGCCCCTCCGGAACATCCGCAGGCAGCGGCGGTTTCGGGGGAGCCAACGGCTCCTCCGCAACCCTTCCCGGTAGCCCGATCGGGCGCGTGGGCGGCGGCGGTGGAGCAGGCATGGGCGGCGCCATATTCGTGATGGCCGGTGGCTCACTTACCTTTGGCAGCAGCACCAACACCCAGATTAGCGGCAATAGCGTGACGGGTGGTGCCGCCGGTTCAGGCGCAGGGGCGGGCTCCGCTTTCGGCAATGGCATCTTCCTGCAAGGCAGCACCGCGCAGCTCAATCTGGCCCCCACCTCGGGCACACAGACCGTAACCGATGTCATTGCCGACCAAACCGGCTCAGCCGGCTTCGGTGGCAGCGTCGCCATCACCAAGACCGGCGCAGGCACCACGATCCTGTCGGGCGATAACAAATACAGCGGCGGCACCACCATTTCAGCCGGCACCCTGCAGCTGGGCAACGGCCTGGCCAGCGGTTCCATCACGGGCAATGTCAATAACAACGGCACCCTGGCCTTTAACCGCAATAACACCCTGACCTTCTCGGGCCTTATCTCCGGCACCGGCAGCGTGCACCAGATCGGCACCGGCACCACGATCCTCTCCGGCAACAACACCTACAACGGCGGCACCACCATCGCCACCGGCACCCTGCAGCTGGGCAATGGCCTGGCCAGCGGCTCCATCACGGGCAATGTGGCTAACGATGGCACGCTGGCCTTCAACCGCAACGACAGCGCGCTGAACCTTCTGGGCGTTATCTCCGGCAGTGGCAGCGTGCGCCAGATCGGCACTGGCACCACGATCCTCTCAGGCGACAACAGCTACACAGGCGGCACCACCATCACCGCCGGTACGCTGCAAGTGGGCAACGGCGGCACCAGCGGCTCCATCACAGGCAATGTGCTCAATAACGCAGCGCTGGCCTTCAACCGCAGCGATGCCTACATGGCGGCCAATTCCATCTCAGGCACCGGCACGCTCACCCAGAACGGCGCCGGTAATCTGATCCTGACCGGCGCCAGTATCTACACGGGCGCCACCAGCGTCAATGCGGGCACGCTCTCTGTCAACGGCTCCATCACCTCGGCCACCACCGTCAACAGCGGCGGTGCGCTGGGTGGCAACGGCTCGGTTGGCAATGTGAATGTTCTGGCCGGCGGCACTTTGGCCCCGGGCAACTCCATCGGCACTCTCACCGTCAACGGCAACCTCACCTTTGCCCCCGGTTCTGTTTACCGCGTTGAGACCGATGCCGCCGGCAACGCCGACCGCGTCAATGTGGTCGGCGCTCCGGGCACGTTGACCATCAACGGCGGGACGGTCGATGTGCAGGCCGGTGCGGGCAACTACGCGCGCAACACCAGGTACACCATCCTGACGTCGACTGGCGCGACCACCGGCGCCTTCACCGGCGTCACCAGCAACCTGGCCTTCCTCACGCCATCGCTCAGTTACTTGTCTGGTGGGGTGGTTCTCAAGCTGGCAGAGGACACTCCTTACAGCACCGTGGCGCAGACGTCCAATCAGGCGAGTACGGCCAACTACCTCAACAGCTTTGCCAACACCCCGGGCAATGCCGCAGCAGCCGCGCTGATCCAGCAGATCGACAACCTCACGGCCGGGCAGGCGCGCACGGCATTTGATTCGATGTCTGGCAGCTCACATGCGGCCGCCAGCCAGATCGCCGGCGCAATGGGGCGTAACTTCTCGGCTACGCTGGCAGCACGTATCGGCTTCGGGCTGGGCTCAGCCAACACCTCGGCTTCCAGCACGGCAGGCTTGAAGGCGATGAAGTTCGCCAGCGTGAGCCCGGCGCTGCTCACTCGCCCGGGTGATGTGGTGAGCGACTCGTCGCTAAGAGTGGCAGCAGCCGATCCATCCACTGAATCACAAGACCGCCCTGCACTGCAAAGCGTGGGCGGCCTGTGGGGCCAGGCCACAGGCACCGGAGGGCACACCGGCAGCGATGGCAACGGCGCTGCGTCGCGCTACCGCGCCAGCGGCTTTGTGTTTGGTTATGACCAGCCCATCACATCGAACTGGTTGGCCGGAGCCGCCCTCGGCTACAACAAAGCGCAGTGGGACGCCAGCACCAACGGGGCAGCTCCCGCCAGTGGCCGCATCAGCACACCGCAAGCAGGCCTATATGCGCGTTACACCGATGGCCCCTGGCAAGTGCGTCTTGATGGCACCTACAGCAACCACCGCTTCAGCACTGATCGCACCGTCACCATCGGCAATACAAGCGCTATCGCCCGCTCCAGCCATGGCGGCACTGAGTGGGCGTTTGCCGCGCAGGCAGAGTACTCGCTGCCGTCAGGCGACTGGGACATCCGCCCACTGGCAGGCCTGCGCCATGCGCGACTGAGCGAACACGGCTTCACCGAAACAGGCGCCGGCGCGGCAGACCTGACCGTCAACGCACGACGCTCGCAGAACACCGTCGCGTCGCTGGGTGTGAAGTTTGCGAAACCCCTGGGCGACCAGGGCGGCAAACTGCAGCTGTCGGCCATCGCCTCGCACTTGATGGGTGACAACGACTCGCCACTCTCCTCCCGCCTGGCGGGTCAACCCGGCACCTTCACAGCTGCCGGCACGCCGCTCAAACGCACCGCGCTGACGCTGGGCGGCTCGCTCACGGGCCAGCTCTCGCGCGGGCTCAGCGCTTATGCCGATGCGGCTTACGAATACCGAGGCTCCGGCCAAAACGCCTTCATGTTCACGGCGGGCCTGCGCCTGAACTGGTGA
- a CDS encoding DMT family transporter, with amino-acid sequence MQTRHFIQLIAMSALWGASFPLLRIASPALGPWVVALTRCTLAAIVLSLLMSTLRGRWPPRSAWPHLTWVGLLSVVIPFVLFNWAALIIPSGYSAVLNATAPLFGVMAAALAGEEKLTRVRLLGCVVGFAGVALLVQLGPVAVTPMVILAALACVVASASYGFGAIQMKRATMAHSPLPSSAVVHITGALILLVPGGIAAPAAVLTPGAVAAVLVLGTLTSGFMYWISMRLMREIPASATTSAAFMIPLFGVTWGGLFLGEPVTASMLPGCILVLSATALITGFNPFRSAPPEP; translated from the coding sequence ATGCAAACCCGCCATTTCATCCAGCTGATCGCCATGTCCGCCCTGTGGGGCGCATCGTTTCCCCTTCTTCGCATCGCCAGCCCGGCCCTCGGCCCGTGGGTGGTCGCGCTCACCCGCTGCACGCTGGCGGCCATTGTGTTGAGCCTGCTGATGAGCACCTTGCGCGGCCGCTGGCCGCCGCGCAGTGCGTGGCCGCACCTGACCTGGGTGGGCCTGCTGTCGGTGGTGATTCCCTTTGTGCTGTTCAACTGGGCGGCGCTGATCATTCCTTCGGGCTACTCGGCGGTGCTCAATGCGACCGCGCCGCTTTTCGGCGTGATGGCGGCCGCGCTGGCCGGGGAAGAAAAGCTCACGCGGGTGCGCCTGCTGGGCTGCGTGGTGGGCTTCGCCGGCGTCGCGTTGCTGGTGCAACTGGGGCCTGTGGCCGTCACGCCCATGGTGATCCTGGCGGCGCTGGCCTGTGTGGTGGCCTCGGCCAGCTACGGTTTTGGCGCCATCCAGATGAAACGCGCGACCATGGCCCATTCGCCGCTGCCTTCGTCGGCGGTGGTGCATATCACGGGGGCGCTGATTCTGCTGGTGCCGGGCGGGATCGCCGCACCCGCGGCCGTGCTGACACCGGGCGCCGTGGCAGCGGTGTTGGTGCTGGGCACGCTCACCTCGGGTTTTATGTACTGGATCAGCATGCGGCTGATGCGCGAAATACCGGCCAGCGCTACCACGTCGGCGGCGTTCATGATCCCGCTCTTCGGCGTGACCTGGGGCGGGCTGTTTCTGGGTGAGCCGGTGACGGCCAGCATGTTGCCGGGTTGCATTCTGGTGCTGTCGGCCACGGCATTGATCACGGGCTTTAACCCGTTTCGCTCGGCGCCGCCTGAGCCGTAA
- a CDS encoding IclR family transcriptional regulator C-terminal domain-containing protein translates to MTSPAPTPPSDALQAPRAPELDKRDWIAGLEKGLSIIECFDDANPRLTASQAGARCGMTRTAARRYLLTLEHLGYVAGDGKLFWLTPRVLRLGQSYLESARLPRIVQPFLQRVTAGTQESAYVSVMDGDDIVYIARNGSSRAMNTGYVLGSRVQAQVTAAGMLMLSMRETAWLENWLSHHELKAYTSFTIASKDRLRIELARVRAQGWAISEQQLELNYRGIAVPLRDRHGDVVGALSVTMPMGHESSEEAVGRVLSVLRETAQAMRNLI, encoded by the coding sequence ATGACCTCACCCGCCCCCACCCCGCCTTCCGACGCCCTGCAGGCCCCGCGCGCGCCGGAGCTGGACAAACGCGACTGGATCGCCGGGCTCGAAAAAGGCTTGTCCATCATTGAATGTTTTGACGACGCCAACCCCCGCCTGACCGCCAGCCAGGCCGGCGCCCGTTGCGGCATGACACGCACCGCCGCGCGCCGCTATCTGCTGACGCTGGAGCATCTGGGTTATGTGGCCGGCGACGGCAAGCTTTTCTGGCTGACGCCGCGCGTGCTGCGCCTGGGCCAGTCCTATCTGGAGTCGGCCCGCCTGCCGCGCATCGTGCAGCCCTTTTTGCAACGCGTGACCGCCGGCACCCAGGAAAGCGCATACGTCAGCGTGATGGACGGCGACGACATCGTCTACATCGCCCGCAACGGCTCCAGCCGCGCCATGAACACCGGCTACGTGCTGGGCTCACGCGTGCAGGCGCAGGTCACTGCGGCGGGCATGCTGATGCTGTCCATGCGTGAAACCGCCTGGCTGGAGAACTGGCTGTCGCACCACGAACTCAAGGCGTATACCTCTTTCACCATCGCCAGCAAAGACCGCCTGCGCATCGAGCTGGCGCGGGTGCGGGCGCAAGGCTGGGCGATTTCCGAACAGCAACTCGAGCTGAACTACCGCGGGATTGCCGTGCCGCTGCGCGACCGGCATGGGGATGTGGTGGGGGCGTTGAGTGTGACCATGCCTATGGGGCATGAGTCGAGTGAGGAGGCGGTTGGGCGGGTTTTGTCTGTGCTTCGGGAGACTGCGCAGGCTATGAGGAATCTGATTTAG
- a CDS encoding cupin domain-containing protein encodes MLDRTTTKFSHVKPGDTQFVSGGLRDFFLYRDLGIADATNGKVIAHLVKANMAPETGTGWHRHEAEFQIVIMTKGWARFMYEDKETLVEAGDVVHQRPGIKHFLFDYSPDMEYLEIVGPADFKSIDVDPVCEIPPPTPWK; translated from the coding sequence ATGCTGGACCGCACCACCACCAAGTTCTCGCACGTCAAACCCGGCGACACGCAGTTTGTCTCCGGCGGGCTGCGTGATTTCTTCCTCTACCGCGACCTCGGCATTGCCGACGCGACCAACGGCAAAGTCATCGCGCACCTTGTCAAAGCAAACATGGCACCAGAAACAGGCACAGGCTGGCACCGACATGAGGCAGAGTTCCAGATCGTCATCATGACCAAAGGCTGGGCCCGCTTCATGTACGAAGACAAGGAAACCCTGGTCGAAGCCGGCGACGTCGTCCACCAGCGCCCAGGCATCAAACACTTTCTGTTCGACTACTCCCCCGACATGGAATACCTGGAAATCGTCGGCCCGGCAGATTTCAAGTCGATAGACGTAGACCCGGTCTGCGAAATCCCACCCCCCACCCCCTGGAAATAG
- a CDS encoding ABC transporter substrate-binding protein, with product MKKRFALKLIAACALTISATASFSQDVIKIANIVELSGGGATAGTNFKNGVELAVKEINASGGILGKKIQTTTADTQSNPGVAKGLTQKAIDNDVFAIFGPVFSGSIMVSMAESRRAEVPNFTGGEASSITQQGNPYVFRTSFTQADAMPKVARYISDQAKLKNIAIIYVNNDFGKGGNDAIKKALAATGTKVAAEISTEPGQVDFSAAVLRAKQSNADGLFAYSNEEESARLLRELRKQGWNKPVIGETTLTGQKVIELAGEAANGAIAHVGLTVDAPQPAIRAFRAKFEKEYKYVSDHNGMKGYSGIYVLKAAIEKVGKLDRKAVAAALHTLKVKAADQPGVLMDVSFDSKGDLDRESFMIEVKNGKQEVVAILPALGAAKK from the coding sequence ATGAAAAAACGATTTGCTCTTAAATTGATAGCGGCCTGTGCATTAACCATAAGCGCTACAGCCAGTTTTTCTCAAGATGTGATCAAGATCGCCAACATCGTTGAACTCTCCGGCGGCGGCGCCACGGCGGGCACCAACTTCAAGAACGGGGTGGAACTGGCCGTCAAGGAAATCAACGCCAGCGGCGGCATCCTCGGCAAGAAAATCCAGACCACCACGGCCGACACACAAAGCAACCCCGGCGTGGCCAAGGGCCTGACGCAAAAAGCCATCGACAACGATGTGTTTGCGATCTTCGGCCCGGTGTTCTCCGGCTCCATCATGGTGAGCATGGCGGAGTCGCGCCGTGCCGAGGTGCCCAACTTCACCGGCGGTGAGGCGTCCAGCATCACGCAGCAAGGCAATCCGTATGTGTTCCGCACCAGCTTCACGCAGGCCGACGCCATGCCCAAGGTGGCGCGCTACATCAGCGACCAGGCCAAGCTGAAAAACATCGCCATCATTTATGTGAACAACGACTTCGGCAAGGGCGGCAACGACGCCATCAAGAAGGCGCTGGCCGCAACCGGCACCAAGGTGGCGGCAGAAATTTCCACCGAGCCCGGCCAGGTCGACTTCTCGGCCGCCGTGCTGCGCGCCAAACAAAGCAATGCCGACGGCCTGTTTGCCTATTCGAACGAAGAAGAGTCTGCACGACTGTTGCGCGAGCTGAGGAAGCAAGGCTGGAACAAGCCCGTGATCGGCGAAACCACGCTGACCGGCCAGAAAGTGATCGAGCTTGCCGGCGAAGCCGCCAACGGCGCGATTGCGCACGTGGGCCTGACGGTTGACGCGCCGCAGCCGGCCATCCGCGCCTTCCGCGCCAAGTTCGAGAAGGAATACAAATATGTCTCCGACCACAACGGCATGAAGGGCTACTCCGGCATCTACGTGCTGAAGGCCGCGATTGAAAAAGTCGGCAAGCTGGACCGCAAGGCCGTGGCCGCCGCGCTGCACACGCTGAAGGTCAAGGCGGCCGACCAGCCCGGCGTGCTGATGGACGTGTCGTTTGACAGCAAGGGCGACCTGGACCGCGAGAGCTTCATGATCGAAGTGAAAAACGGCAAGCAGGAAGTGGTGGCGATTCTGCCGGCGCTGGGCGCTGCGAAGAAGTAA
- a CDS encoding shikimate dehydrogenase, with amino-acid sequence MLPTIQGNTDVYLIPGDPVEQVRAPDVFNLIFKTMGINAVLVPVHVAAGDIETFVRSAFLAKNIKGMFLAIPHKSLVVGLLSHCNDYGRVAGAVNGIRRNADGSLEGGLFDGKGLVSALDYFAIGYAGKRVLILGAGGGASAIAASLAIAGSSAPAEIALYDPVPGKAEAVAAHIGSAAQAAGTRVVHAASSDPSGYDLVVNASPLGLQAGDPLPCDVQRLAPQAAVVDILMKNQPTPFVRAVRARGLVAQPGFEMLIQQAPDYLAFFGYTEAAEAVRRDATFIREHLYPAALAGEIRRVPGGGHGQSAPLADAAVF; translated from the coding sequence ATGCTCCCCACCATCCAGGGCAACACCGACGTGTACTTGATCCCCGGCGACCCGGTGGAGCAGGTGCGCGCGCCGGACGTCTTCAACCTGATTTTCAAAACCATGGGCATCAATGCCGTGCTGGTGCCGGTGCATGTGGCGGCGGGCGACATTGAAACCTTTGTGCGTTCAGCCTTCCTGGCCAAAAACATCAAGGGCATGTTCCTGGCGATTCCCCACAAATCGCTGGTCGTGGGTTTGCTGTCGCACTGCAATGACTACGGCCGGGTGGCCGGTGCGGTCAACGGCATTCGCCGCAACGCCGACGGTTCGCTGGAAGGCGGACTGTTTGACGGCAAGGGGCTGGTGTCGGCGCTGGACTATTTCGCCATCGGCTACGCCGGCAAGCGTGTGCTGATTTTGGGCGCCGGCGGCGGCGCTTCGGCCATTGCCGCATCGCTGGCGATTGCCGGCAGCAGTGCCCCGGCGGAAATTGCGCTCTACGACCCGGTGCCGGGCAAGGCGGAAGCCGTGGCCGCGCATATAGGCTCCGCTGCGCAGGCCGCCGGCACGCGCGTCGTGCACGCCGCCAGCAGCGACCCGTCCGGCTACGACCTCGTCGTCAATGCTTCGCCGCTGGGCCTGCAGGCTGGCGATCCGCTGCCGTGCGATGTGCAGCGCCTGGCGCCGCAGGCGGCGGTGGTCGACATCCTGATGAAGAACCAGCCGACGCCTTTCGTACGCGCCGTGCGCGCGCGCGGCCTGGTGGCCCAGCCGGGCTTTGAAATGCTGATCCAGCAGGCACCGGACTACCTGGCCTTCTTCGGCTACACCGAAGCGGCCGAGGCGGTGCGGCGCGACGCGACCTTCATCCGCGAGCATCTGTACCCGGCCGCCCTGGCGGGTGAGATCCGGCGTGTGCCGGGAGGCGGCCACGGGCAGTCTGCGCCGCTGGCGGATGCCGCAGTTTTTTGA
- a CDS encoding branched-chain amino acid ABC transporter permease, protein MTDFLQLFFSGLATGSIYALAALGFTLLWQASGTINFAQGEFVMLPAFMMLGFISLGAPMLVSFVCTALLAVLLLGWLFKRGVVDPLFKYGMMPIVVATIGLSIAMRNGVRAGYSAEAHPFASLFPDKLFNIAGVTITMQDVGTFALALVVVMATQAFLAKTVTGRAMQAVAQNTESASVLGINVPRMIFYTFAINAVLAVVAAMLVTPTYLAKFDMGEGLGTKAFFAAIIGGFNNSRGALLGGLIVGVCENLASAYISPAYKDAVALVIFMVVILFKPQGLLGKKEERKV, encoded by the coding sequence ATGACAGACTTCCTCCAACTCTTTTTCTCGGGCCTGGCCACCGGCAGCATTTATGCGCTGGCGGCCCTGGGCTTTACCTTGCTGTGGCAGGCGTCGGGCACCATCAACTTCGCCCAGGGCGAGTTCGTGATGCTGCCGGCCTTCATGATGCTGGGCTTTATCTCGCTGGGCGCGCCCATGCTGGTGAGCTTTGTCTGCACCGCGCTGCTGGCCGTGCTGCTGCTGGGCTGGCTGTTCAAGCGCGGCGTGGTGGACCCGCTATTCAAGTACGGCATGATGCCCATCGTCGTGGCCACCATCGGCCTGTCGATCGCCATGCGCAACGGCGTGCGTGCCGGCTACAGCGCCGAGGCCCACCCGTTTGCCAGCCTCTTCCCCGACAAGCTTTTCAACATCGCCGGTGTCACCATCACCATGCAGGATGTCGGCACCTTTGCGCTGGCGCTGGTCGTCGTGATGGCCACGCAAGCCTTCCTGGCCAAGACCGTGACCGGCCGCGCCATGCAGGCTGTCGCGCAGAACACCGAAAGCGCGTCCGTGCTCGGCATCAATGTGCCGCGCATGATTTTCTACACCTTCGCCATCAACGCCGTGCTGGCGGTGGTGGCCGCCATGCTGGTCACGCCGACGTACCTCGCCAAGTTCGACATGGGGGAGGGCCTGGGCACCAAGGCGTTCTTCGCCGCCATCATCGGCGGCTTCAACAACTCGCGCGGCGCCTTGCTGGGTGGGCTCATCGTCGGCGTTTGTGAAAACCTGGCCTCGGCCTATATCTCGCCGGCCTACAAGGATGCGGTGGCGCTGGTGATCTTTATGGTCGTGATTCTGTTCAAACCTCAAGGCTTGCTGGGCAAGAAAGAGGAGCGCAAGGTATGA